In Terriglobales bacterium, the genomic window GCTACGCGAGCATTCGGAAATCACATTTTCGCCGACGTGGCAAACGTTGCTTCGGCGAAGAATCAACCGCTTCATTACGCTGTCTGCTTCGGATACATGGCCGGACGTCTGCAGATTCTTTCATGCCATGTGGTTCCGGCGTTTCTTCATCAGAATGTTGCCGGCCTGATTTCTGCCTGCCAGCGGCTAATGCCTCTCGGGCACATCCAGGCACAAGCCATTCTGTTTCATCTGAAACCTGAAATCGCCTGCGCTGCCGCCTCTGCCTTGGAGGCAGAACTCCACATTTCTTCGTTTGCCCCGCTCCTTGAAATCGGTTCCATGACTCATCCGCGGCTGGGGACTCGTCTATTCATCAGCTGATATGTCATCGACACGAACAGCCTCGCTCTGGCTCGACTTTTCAAGAAACGAGGATAGCGGCGCGACCGCGCTCCGCATCCACCGTCAGGAGGTTCCCTGGCGCGTGCTGCGGGGCTTTCCAAATGCGTCCGGCGAGACGCTGGCACACCTTAACAACATTTCCGGGGGGATTTTGGATTCCGATCATCTTCAGCTGAAGATCACGGTTGGATACTCAGCCAAGGCGCAACTGACTTCCACTGGCGCCACCCGCATTTATCGCAGCCGCTCTCCGCGGCACTGC contains:
- a CDS encoding urease accessory UreF family protein, which gives rise to MTQSVTLLHLLQLADSALPVGAMAHSFGLESLVEYGALVPDNLESFLRDWLVESGTLEAVFCARSCALAQSGTASLLEWLQLNLRLDARKPAREAREASAAIARRLIDLATRAFGNHIFADVANVASAKNQPLHYAVCFGYMAGRLQILSCHVVPAFLHQNVAGLISACQRLMPLGHIQAQAILFHLKPEIACAAASALEAELHISSFAPLLEIGSMTHPRLGTRLFIS